Proteins co-encoded in one Flavivirga eckloniae genomic window:
- a CDS encoding integrase core domain-containing protein, with product MPWKATTTMEQKIEFICEWRTGKYTITELCKNFEISRPTAYKLISRFENQGYDGLKEQSRAPREHPNATGENIVKAIIKLKAKYPRWGAKKIRILLFNDFNKEIVPSVVTVHNILKKNGLVCPQKRMRRVKPVFPIFDPKSCNEVWSADYKGKFLMGNKIYCHPLTIADSKSRFLFTAKGHYKENLKSAKTEFTKVFRKYGMPKQIHTDNGSPFGSVRAIQRYTQLSYWFIELGITPVFSDPAHPEQNGRHERMHRDLKAACARPSAYDLKAQQRRLNHFVKEYNHIRPHEALGMKTPASVHNFETRPFPEKTPLFDYDLDHKVLKVTQNGAIRWRSYYWVYLTSALKGKYVGIQNLGNGIWKVFYRNVFLGFFNENELRNKKTNIRLETNLV from the coding sequence TGAATTTATCTGTGAATGGAGAACTGGGAAATATACCATCACAGAATTATGCAAAAACTTTGAAATCTCAAGACCAACAGCCTACAAGCTGATTTCCAGATTCGAAAATCAAGGTTATGACGGTCTAAAAGAGCAGTCAAGAGCACCCAGGGAACATCCTAACGCTACGGGTGAGAATATTGTTAAAGCTATTATTAAATTAAAGGCTAAATATCCACGTTGGGGAGCTAAAAAAATCAGAATACTTTTGTTTAACGATTTCAATAAAGAAATAGTTCCTTCTGTGGTTACTGTCCACAACATACTCAAGAAAAATGGTCTGGTCTGTCCTCAAAAACGAATGAGAAGGGTCAAACCTGTGTTCCCTATTTTCGACCCCAAATCATGTAATGAAGTATGGAGTGCAGATTATAAAGGAAAGTTTTTAATGGGCAATAAGATCTATTGTCACCCGCTAACCATTGCAGATTCCAAAAGTCGTTTTTTGTTTACGGCTAAAGGGCATTATAAGGAAAACTTAAAGTCTGCTAAAACTGAGTTTACAAAGGTCTTTAGAAAGTATGGTATGCCTAAACAAATCCATACAGATAACGGTAGCCCCTTTGGTTCTGTAAGAGCCATCCAACGCTATACCCAACTCTCTTATTGGTTTATTGAACTTGGGATTACCCCTGTGTTTTCTGACCCTGCCCACCCTGAGCAAAACGGAAGGCACGAACGCATGCACCGTGACTTAAAGGCGGCATGTGCCAGACCTTCTGCTTATGATCTAAAAGCCCAACAACGCAGATTAAACCATTTTGTAAAGGAATATAATCACATAAGACCCCATGAGGCTTTAGGCATGAAAACACCCGCTTCTGTCCATAATTTTGAGACCAGACCTTTTCCCGAAAAAACACCTCTCTTTGATTATGATTTAGACCATAAAGTTCTTAAAGTAACTCAAAACGGAGCTATCAGATGGAGGTCCTATTATTGGGTATATTTAACAAGTGCTCTAAAAGGTAAATATGTAGGAATCCAAAATCTTGGTAACGGTATTTGGAAAGTGTTTTACAGAAACGTATTTTTAGGTTTCTTTAATGAAAATGAATTAAGAAATAAAAAAACTAACATAAGGTTAGAAACTAATTTAGTGTAA